The Pan paniscus chromosome 2, NHGRI_mPanPan1-v2.0_pri, whole genome shotgun sequence genome contains the following window.
ttgaatatttgtcctcacccaaatctcatgttgaaatgtaatcactGTTGGCAGTGGCGCCTGGTGGGGCGTGTTTGGATCATGGTGGCAAATCCCTGATGAATGGTGTTGTCcgtccccttggtgataagtgagctcttgctctgagtttacatgagatctggtcatttaaaagtgtgtagcacttacCCCCTGCTCccactctctttcttgctcctacTCCTATTATGGGAGACACCGGCTCCCATtatgctttccaccatgattgtaagcctcCTGACACCTTCCCAGAAGCATATGTTGCTGTATTTCCTTTACAGCCTACAGAATTctaaaccaattaaacctcttataaattacccacccactggcatttatttatagcaacacaagaatggcctaacacaataGCTGAAAGTGAAAAATGTCCAGTACAGATGCCTGCTCCTTCTACACGTTGGTTTCTCAGGATATACATACAACTTGTCTCCCTCTTTATGTTTTTGGATTGTCAACATATAATTTGTCTTATccttatatatttgaaaaactgTAATCCAAAATGACTTTATTATAACTCAACTGCCTTTATAACTGTGTATTATTAATGAACTGCTAACAGTCATAAGTAACCTCTTAATCCAAGTGACTTAATACAAGAGGAGCTTATTTGTCCATTAAATTACAGATCCTTGTGTGTTGATTGGAAGATGGCATAGGCAGGCATTCAGAAACCCaaacttctttcatttaaaagGTTTTCCTTCAGCTAGAAGCTCAAAGTCTATCACTGAATCAACAGACAAAGCAAGTGTTGGAGAATCTCATAAAAgggtattttcatttgtttttgttttcattttaattcagtgTTGGCCATGGCTTAAGTCACTAGGGCCAAGATTCAAATCTGAAACTTGTGTTAGTAAATGGGGTAAAAATATTGgaattgtttttactttaataaatAGTGAAAGCCAATTTTGAATAATTAAACTTTTCATTCACTTGAAATGTCATTATCATATGtcattatcatatattttatgtgtttaagGCTCTACTTcctaatttgatttttctttgttcattgttCTTTCAAGTATTTATTTTCAACTATTCAAGTGTCACAATACAGTTATTGATTatttgtgtgtttgagacagggtcttactttgttgcctaggctggagtgcagtggcacgctcatggctcaccgcagcctcaacctctaggatcaagtgatcctcccacctcagcttcccaagtacctgggactacaggtatgtgccaccacacctggctaatgttttgggttttttttttgtagagacagggtttcaccatgttacccaggctggtctcaaactcctggactcaagcagtcctcccgcctcagcctcccaaagtgctgggattacaggcatgaacccctGTACCCAGCTCCATAATTAAGTTTTATGATACATTTTAATAATGAATAAGGTGTTCAGTGGGTCCTCTTTTGAtcaaaacaataatttaattgtgaaaattccttttaaaaaattaaattctctgGAAATTATCCAAGGGGCATATGGTAAATGGAGAATTcttcatttaagaaaatatacttaaCATTGCTAACAATAGCTAGATTCTGTGGTATTTGAGTCACAACCTGATACCTTACTTATCTTAAATAACTTCTGGCTACAAGTTATCATAGACTGAGGCATTTAAACAAGAAACACTTATTTCTCAAATTTCTGAAGCCTGGGAAGTGGAAGGTCAAGGTTTCAGCATATCTGATgtctggtttgcagatggctgtcttatATTCTCGCATGGTAGAGAGCAAAAGCAAGATcctgtgtctttttctctctcttttttttttttttttttaattcagggcTTTAATCTCTCATTCTCCACCCTTATCACCTTATTAACTTTCAAAGGCTCCACTTCCAAATATCATGTTGGGGATTAGGCTTTAACATACGAATTTGGAAGAAACACAAACTTTCAGTCCATAGTATTACTCCTCCCAGCCCCATTAGCTTCTTTGAGCAAATGCAGCCAAGTAAACAAAGACTTTCTCTCTTCCCAGTTCCAATGCCAGAGCTAAAGATTCTCTTGGGAGAAGCATAACACCAGTGGTATCTCTCATCCTCCTCAGCGTTGTGTTGGGACATAGGCACAgtgttaaagtaaattaaaatcgAGACCATGTCTGAAGAATAACTGAGCAGGCAGAGCCAGTTAGATCTCATAAGtgacctgtattagtcagggttctctaaagggacagaactaataggatagatatatatacaaagaggagtaggccgggcgtggtggctcacacctgtaatttcaggactttgggaggccgaggtgggtggattgcctgaggtcgggagttcaagaccagcctgaccaacatggtgaaacccaatctctattaaaaatacaaaattagccaggtgtggtggcgtgcgcctgtagtcccagctactcaggaggctgaggcaggagaattgcttgaatacaggaggcagaggttgcgatgagccgagatcccgccattgtactccagcctaggcaacaagagtgaaactccttctctcaaaaaaaaaaaaaaggagtttattaagtattaactcacatgatcacaaagccccataataggccatctgcaagttaAGGAGCAAGGACAGCCAGTCCAGGTGCAATAGGATAAGCTAGGATAAGCATTCTAGGGCCCCAAGAGCTCATAATTGAATTTGCTCTTAAATTTGAAGTAATTGACGTAATTACAAAATAGAATGTTTTCCAAGTTTAacaaattttctatttaaaagcaTGCTTTCCTCAGAAGATGCATTTTCATCTTAATGTTTATTCTAAATATatgtcttatattttaatttttccttatttatcatttctaattgattatatgtttttctttgaagaaatttaTTGACTGTTGTACTGACATTTGAGGCTATctcccttaattttattttcttcttctttctagtgtttacttttactttgttgttattatttctagTCTCATAAAATGAAAGCTTGGAGCATTCATTTACATTGGTTTTTAACAATACATATACTTAAATGGGTAAATTTTTCCTTAAATTATTGCTTTAGTGTCAATGCACCAGTTTTGAAAGTcacatttttgttaacttttgaaacaaaacttttctaatttttcttgtggACCTTTGTAGTTGACATagggttatttaaaagtgtaatGCTTAATTACTaagcatttgctttttaaaaaaagttaatactTTTGCCACTTCTATAACTATATGGgaatctttatatatttaatgccATTCCCTACTCCCTCCTTTTGTGCTactgttttcatatgtttaactTCTACATGTATATTGAACCTAATAGGATGTCATTATAATAATcatttaatgtttaaattatatttatttataaatgactATATTATTTACCTTATCTgatacttttcattcttttctttttcctcaggcatacttgctattatttttccccttttagtGGAAATCTGCTGCTTCTGAACTTCCTCggcttaataaaaaatttttagcgtgtgctgttcccctccatgtgtccatatgttctcatcatttagctcccacgtttaagtgagaacatgtgatatttggttttctgttcctgtgttagtttgttgagtataatggcttccagctccatccatgtccctgcaaaggacatgatttccttcctttttatggctgcaaagtattccatgttgtatttGTACCCTTTTGGAGGGTGGGGaatggaagaagggagggaatcagaaaaaaatagctaatgggtgtagcaaaccaacatggtacacatttacctatgtaacaaacctacacatgtgcccctgaatttaaaagttggaaaaaaatctttatttcatttttatttttgaagaatattttatctGTTGATAGTATTATGgattggcatttttttctttaaaaatttaaaaaaattttattccattgtctttGGTTTCCATAATTTCTTCAAAAATAGTGTACATCTTatagcttttccttttctttttatgtgcCTATGCTTACCCATCTTGTTGCTATTTTAATGATAATGCATTTTCCTTATCTGGCTTcctttattaacattttcttttcttttcaaaattttactaTAATGTGCCTAGTTGTGGCTTTCTGTATACTAATTTTCCTTGCATTTTGTagagccttttatttttaaaaaatcctagagTTCAATATCTTttgtaaattttgaaaaaaaaagccagtatttcttctagtttttctaacttatcttttttctttcttcttaaactCTAATTACAAGTATATTAGACTTTTGCACCATGTTAACATGTCCTTGATTGTCGTTTCTGTATTTCTTACATTCTCTATTTTCCTTCAATGCTTCAACTGCTTTCTAGTTTACtaagttttctcttcttgtttaataattaattaaattattaatttcaatgatagcatttctattttagaatttttattttatacctgtattagtctgttcttatgctgctaataaagacctacccgagactggtaatttataaaggaaagatgtttaattgactcacagttccacatggctggcaaGGCTtcacaatcattgtggaaggtgaATGAGAAGCAAAGTCACATTTTAGGTGGTGCAGGCAAGAGCGCTTGTGCAGGGAACTCCAatttataaacccatcagatctcctgagactcatTTACTACTACTAGAACAggatgagggaaactgcccccatgatttaattatctccacctggccctgcctctgacatgtggggattattacaattcaaggtgagatctggGTAGGGGCACAGCCAAATCAGATCAATAACTTTAGAAAGACTCACATTTTCTCTTTAGTTCATATTTTGCTTAATTTGCTTGAACAAAATTAGcacatctattttaaaaatttcaatcttACAATACCTAAATTCAAATCATTTCTGTGCCTCTTTTCCATAGTACATTTTTATCtccttgtttttaattatatggtTTTGTTCTTTAGATGTGttttgaagttttttgttgtctttttgttgtgttttggtttttgtttgtttgtttaaatgggCTATCAGCATCACAGTTACAATTTGTAGAAATACTAGACTATGTCTTCTTTCTCCTGCAAGAGTTAGGTTTCCTTCTGTCAGGAATATAAACAGAAGCAGAATATTTTAATCCTGTAAAAGAttagtttttgttctttgttagtATATACTGTGTTTCAGTTTTCCCTTCTATTTTGTGAGTTCTGTAGTCTCAACTGAAATCTTAGGGTATTTACCTCACCACTCCACATTGGCATTAAATTCCAACCTCTTCCCAGCAGAGTACCTTCGGAAATCTTATCTCAGCTCTTTAGTCTTTCTCCTTTTACATTTCACTGGATTATTAGAGTCACATTCTGATATTTGCCTGACAGAGATGGAGACTGCATGTGGTTTTTTAGTGGTCATTCCCATgattttctctgttcttcataTGCTCTCCCTTTTCCAGCCACTTTGACTAATCCGGTCTTCAGCTTTTGTTTCCTTCTGGACAGTGTAACTGCAACATTCTGCCAAGGTCTATTGATAAATAATCTCAAGAAAAATGATGTGGTAAAGATGATGTGCACCTGCTTGTGATTCCATTCAGTGATCACTAACACTCCCTCAAGTGTTTCCACTGTTGGTTTCTCATAAATCCCTTTAAACAACTATTTCTACATATTATGTTGATTTCACAGCTGTTTTCTGTAAGACAGATTCTCTGTCATGGGCAAACTAAACATTTCTGGGCATCTTCATTAGCTTGTCTGTCAGGGCCAAACTAACGATTTTGGGGAATCTTCATTAGCTAACCACTAGATATCATTAGCTAGCCATTAGAtctataatttctgttgttttttaatatgCCATATTTATTTAAAGTAAGAAAAGTTCTAGCCTGatattttctgtcattcatttgcttttaagttgtacaatgactttatttttctttgtaattgttcttgtattttttggttaaattaaagtcattttaaaattctatcccttacattttataaattatttgttttatttagctTCCTTGTATGATGTTCAATGATATCAAGAGTTTTACCCTTCTAAAATTGtatctaaatttatattttaaaaatataaccctCTTATGTTCTTACATAGGACTGTGGATGTTGtggttatttgaaattttttctggGTTATAATGAATTGATTTTACTTTACTTGGTCAATCTGTGTCTTTCATATACTAAAAAACACTGCTGGTGAAATCATTTCCCTGTTTTTGTAGGGAACAGGTGTTCTCTAGAAAACTGTAGAGAACCTTTTCTGTTAATTTATTTGATTCTATGAGAACAGACAGATGAAAAACCATGGGTATctaattttaagaatattttccaaactttctctataaattcatttgaatttttgcCCCATTTATGGCCCACTAGATTGTAAATATATGATCTTCTCTATTAGAAGGTAAACTTATATATGAAATTGTACAATTTTTTCTAGGTAAATTTATTCTGTTCTTGATGGCTAAATTGATATCTAGGCTATTTGTGTATAATTTAGTgagcattttctctctcttcacttCAGAGTCTCAATACTTTCTAGATGCCTGTTTTTCTGATGCATAtgctaaattaaagaaaatacattctatatttacacatacatatatatgcacacaaaatatatataggtatatattcatcctataattatattatgtataaatatatgcaatatataatgtatatattttctgtaaacttatgtttgtatgtatatttatttatgtgtaaataatttttgtatgCATCACAGGCACTTATacatatttcatcttttttaaccTACATCAAccattgctatttttaaaaattggtattcCTGATGAGTAAAATGGGTTTAGAGTTTTCTTATTCTATGTTCTTTTTGCATTCTGACTGCACGCCTGCACTCCTCCTCCAAAATGAATGAGTTTTGATCCTTTGAAATTGCCTTCATTCCTTCTTCACCACACCTCACTGTAAACACAGCAGATAAGCCTGATGTGAGCTTCTTCCATTTCCTTCTCACAATATCTTCCAAACTGTACTGCATTTAGCCCTTATCTTCTGATATTTATCAGATTCAATGGATCTTTTCCTACTTTCAGcacatattttgttttgattcatTTTACTTGTGATATAAAGAAttacagaataattttaaaatattgtcatgtatccatagctttttaaaatcccATAAATACTTTAAATTAAACTTCTATTTGATGTTAGGTCATATGCCATGATATATGCTAATAATGAAAGAGTAGATAAGgtgtaataatttttattggaCAATcgacaaaatttatattttgtaactAATAATTATCCTaaaagtggggtttttttttgctacattttactttattttgctttgaaGGAAAACCAATTGACCAAGTTTTCCCAGAACTTTTAGTGTTCACTGATCAAGAAGGAAAGGAGGTCAGAAGGCAAACTTTTCACTTCCTCTCAAACATATATTGCAAGTACCACAGAAAATTGAAACAACACATGCAGCACAGACTGATTTTCAACATACGGCGGACCCAAGCAAGAAGTGTTCAGTACTGAAGATCTACAGAGGTCAGACTGGGAGCACTACTACAGGAAGTTTGAATCTATCCACGCAGCTCTTTCCTCCCACATTCCAGGCTCATCACTCCTTCCTATTTCAAGCTGGTTTATCCAAATATACGGAAATCCAGGCTGCTCCATATATATTAATACTTGCCCAGATGTTTTTCAGGAGGCATCTCCACAAGTCAAGCCCCGACTCAAATTCTGTACAGGAAGTTCCCGCTGCTGTCAAATAACTCTCGCCCCTCTGCACTACTTTGCTGCTGGTTATCTGGCTCCCCTGCCTTTAACTCCTCCAGCTTCTGATCACTTGGCAACCCACCATGGCCAGTTCTTCTGATGCTCTCACAATCACTGGAGTACTTCTGAAGCTTTCTCTGATGACCCAGGACTGCAGCAACAGTCACAAAGCTCTCCTCCAGGTGCTGgattcctttatttcttcccttccatCCCCTTGGTGTGTTTGTCCTGTGAGTGTTTGACTCTATCACTTTCAAAGTTGTGCTGTAATTCGGGGCTTTGGATGAGGCTTCATGCCCTAGCATAAGCAAAGAGCCTGATACAGAGTCGCCTGCAGGGAGCAGCTTCCAGGTATTTCCAGAGCCCTGGAGCTGCTGAAGCGAGTAGGCAAGCCCAGCTTTCTTAAGGACTTTTTGATCCGGCTTCAGCTTCTGCTCCAATGTGGGTACAAACTTGCCTTTTAAAACTCTTCCGGGacgggtggctcacgccggtaatcccagcactttgggaggccgaggtgggtggatcacctgaggtcaggagtttgagaccagcctggccaacatggtgaaaccccgtctctactaaaaatacaaaaaattagccaggtgtggtagcgtgggcctgtaatcccagttactccggaggctgaagtaggagaatcgcttgaacctgggaggcggaggtttcagtgagtggagatccgccattgcactcagcctgggcgacagggcagaactccattaaacaacaacaacaacaacaacaaccacaacaacaacttCGGATCACAtcagtgcagacatcaaagccttCCATCAACCTGGGAACTGACCAGGACCAGGCGCCTCCATTTGCCTCCGGATTTTCTGGAATCGGATTGCTTTTTTCTGTCGTGGCAGGGTGCTGGGGGAGAGAGCCAATGGCAGAAGCCATGCACGGAAGTAGGATGGATGTTTGAAGAGCCTCAGGCTAAATCACGGAGCTCCTAGCCCACTTCTCTTTGATTGCAAGGGCAACCGTGCCACGTTGCCAGCTTAGAGCTGCTCTGTACACTGAGAAAGCTAACACCTAAAACAATAACTGCCCTTAAGCATACCGAACTCTCTAAACGGGTGATGAAATAGGTCATTAGTgaaggtgagaggtgacagcgtgctggcagtcttcacagccctcgctcg
Protein-coding sequences here:
- the LOC100973650 gene encoding neugrin, which produces MEGFDVCTDVIRRRVLKGKFVPTLEQKLKPDQKVLKKAGLAYSLQQLQGSGNTWKLLPAGDSVSGSLLMLGHEASSKAPNYSTTLKVIESNTHRTNTPRGWKGRNKGIQHLEESFVTVAAVLGHQRKLQKYSSDCESIRRTGHGGLPSDQKLEELKAGEPDNQQQSSAEGRELFDSSGNFLYRI